The genomic window CTTGATAGCAGTGATTTAGCAAAGGCCTGGGGTTATTATGAAGTTCATTATAAAGACGGCAAGCTGACAAATGCAATTCGAGTTAATAAGTCTAAATTGGATGAGGAGCCTCCAGCAGTTGCAGAAAAATTAGAATTTAATTGTGAAGGGCGTCTCATTTTTCACGAAACTAATCTTCATGAACATTCTCAATATGATCCTATACTGTACAAAAGGAGTTACAACCAGCAGAATTATGACCTTCGGATTTATGATAAAGTGGGGAAATTAATGGCCTGGGAAAGTCATATTTATAAGGATAATTTGCTGGTTAAACGCTTAGTGTATGATGAATCAGAAAAATTAAAAAAATATTCAACTTTTGACCACGACTCATTTATAGAGAAAGTTTTTACTCCTGACCATAAATTCCTAGAAGAAAGAGACATGGGTAGGTATTTTGATTAGTCATCGATGGTATTAATGGCTTTCCGCCCCTTGCGCCATTACCCACTGAGTATTGCATTGAAACCAAATCCCCCCGGCCCTTGTGATATTTTACCCTTGCCTTCATGCCCCGCAGGGGTACTTCACAGAAGGGGGAGCACATCATTTCGCATCCCAGCCTCTTTCACGAAAGGGAGAGCAATTCATAGGCTATGAGACTAAATTACTCGAAGAAAAGATTGAAGGTTTTTCAATCCCCCCTTTTGTAAAGGGGGTTAGGGGGATTTCTCGTCCCGCCAATCAATAAATTCCGCAATCTTTCCCATAACTCCGGCAATGTTTTCTAATACCTCACGATTGGTAAACCGCAATACCCGCAAACCCTTGGAACTAAAATATTGGGTGCGGTTCAAATCACAGGAGATGTGGGTGGTCTCTGCATGCGTATCACCATCAATCTCGATGATCAGTTTTAACCGATGGCAATAAAAATCTACAATGTAGCTGCCAATAGGCTTTTGCCGGTTAAAAGTAACTTCTTTGTAAAACGGCATTCTTCTGAGCGCGTTCCAAAACTGTTTCTCTGCGGGTGTGGGATTGCTTCGTAATTGCCTTGCTTTTTCTTTTAAAGTAGCACTGTAGTGCAAATTTGTTTGGAATTTATTTGATGGCATAAAAACTAAATCCCCCCGACCCCCTTTGCAAAAGGGGGAGAGGCTGATCCCCCCGGCCCCTGTGACATATTACCTTCACCTTCATGCCCGGCAGGGGAGGGACAACCTTTTAATGTCAATTCCTCTCCCCTTTGAAGAGCACTATTGATTCAAATCCTTGAGCAAATCAGCCAGTTCATTCAGTTGATCGTCAAGTTGCGGAGGGCGCGATGGCAAAACGGCGGGGGTTTCATCGTCAGAGGGGCAGACACCCTCCTCTTCGAGTTCGGGCTCTTCTTCCTGAGGAAAGGGGGACGGGGCGTCTCTTAGAACTTTTGGGGAAGTGTCATCCTTAAAATATTTCGCCAGTTGAAAATGCTCGTCCAAGCGCGTCCATTTCACGCCATCCCCGGAAATCGCATCGGTACGCAGTAATTTTTTACCTTCAATGTAGGGGACCAGCATTTTGGTGGGAATGTCCTTGACCACCTTATTCCCACGGCGGATCATGACTGTGAATAGCGGCTGGTATTTATTGTCGTCTTCGCTCATTTTTGGGATAGAGAAGGCCCGGTTCGATTGCGTCCCATGGTGATCAACATAAACACGGAAATACCAAAAATCAGAATACCGATGAACTGCGACGTGGAGAACAAACTCTCGACCGCGTACCCGCGATCGTCACCGCGAAAATATTCGATAATGAATCTGCCGATGGAATACAGAACGCCATAGGCCCAGATGATCTGCCCGTCAAACGATTTGCGCTTTCTAAGCCACAGCAAAATTGAAAATATGACCACCGCGTTGATCGATAGATAAACCTGCGTGGGATGCAGGGGAATGCCTTGCGGCGCCAGCGAGTTGGGGTCCGAAAAAACGATCGCCCACGGAACATCGGTTTTCACCCCGTAACAGCAACCAGCGAAAAAACACCCCCACCTGCCGATGGCCTGCCCGATGGCAATGGATGGCGCTAAAATGTCCGCCGTTTGCCAGAGTGGCATCTCCTTCTTCTTCAAATAGAGCACAGCCACGATCATGCCGAGGATCAACCCGCCGTAGTAAACCAGCCCGCCTTTCCAGAACTTAAAAATCTCCAACGGGTGGGCCAGAAAATACTCGTGCTCTACGATCACGTAAAGCAGGCGCGCTCCCAGCAGGGAAGAAACCAGAATATAGAAACAAAGGTCGACTATTTTCTGCGGATCCAGACCTTCATTTTTTGCCAGGTTGGAAGCAAAGAGAATGGCCACGAAAAAACCGGTGGCTACCAGCAATCCGTAGGTGAAAATTTTTATAAAACCAAACTCTAAAAGGATGGGATGCATAACGCCCTGAGAAGATGAGAGTGGTTTTTAATCCTGCCCGCTATCCGTCGGTTTTTGCGCGGTGTGGGAGGAAGCCAACTGCTTCGGGTGTTTTTGAAAAAGATCCAGAATCATCAGCCCTACCCCTATGCTAATACAGGAATCGGCAAAATTAAAGGCGGGAAAATGATACCCCTGAAAATAAACATCCAGAAAGTCGATCACTTCCTTGTAAACAATCCGGTCGATGACATTGCCGATGGCCCCGCTGAATATCAGAATGAGTCCGGTCCGAACCATCCGGTGTTCTCTCGGAGTCTGATGGTAAATCACAAGGATCGCGACAATGGCGGCTATAGAAATAGAAACAAAAATCCAGGCCTTGTACTGGGACTCCATATTCGCGAACAACCCAAAAGCCACGCCGGGGTTTCTGACATGGGTGAGATTAAAAAACCCCTCGATCACCTCAATCGAATAATACAGAGGAAGATGCGTGGTGATCATGAATTTGCTGTATTGATCCACAAGGATCAATACATTGGAAAGCAAAAATAAGGTCAGGTATTTATTTTTCAAGAGATTTTATGCTGTCGTCGCCTGCAGATTTTTGACACAGCGGGAGCAAATGTTGGCATGTTCCGTTGTTTCAACGGCTTCCAGAAAATAATTCCAGCACCGTTCACATTTTTGCCCACCCATCGGTTTCGGAAGCACTTGGACCCCTTCCAAAACTTCACTTTGATACACACCGTTCTCGCCTTTCAGGCTGTCCACCACCTCGACTTGGGAAACGATGAAAATGAACTTTAACTCTTCAAATTCGCCGTTCAGCGTCTTCTTGATCGCCTCCGGAAGAACCAGCTTGACAACAGCATCCAGAGAATGACCGATGACCTTGTCTCGGCGGCAAAATTCCAGCGCCTTGCTCACCTCCCCTTTCAGTTCGACGAGCGTTTCCCATTTGGCAATCACATCGTCCGCCAGATGTAACTTGGAAGCATCCGGGAACAAACTCTGGTGCACACTTTTTTCGGTCACACCGCCTTCCGGCATATACGACCAGACCTCTTCCGCCGTAAAACTCAAAATCGGCGCCATCAATCGCGACATGTCTCTCAGCAGAATGTATAACGCCGTCTGCCCCGAGCGCCGTTCCTGAGACGCTTTTGGAAAGGTATAAAGCCGGTCCTTCAGGATATCCAGGTAGAAATTGCTGAGATCCACCACGCAAAAATTATAAAACGCCTGATAAAATATGTGGAACTCATAATTCTCATAGGCCTTCAGTATTTTTTCTACCAGCAACTTGTAACGGTGAAGAATATAGCGATCGATTTCTAACAGGTCGTTTGTGGGAACCTGGTCCTGCTCAGGAACAAAGTCATGCAGGTTGCCGAGAAAATATCGAAAGGTGTTGCGGATTTTTCGGTAAGCCTCCGTCAGGCGCTTTAAAATTTCCTGCGAGAGACGGATGTCTTCGCGGTAGTTTTCCGAAGCCACCCAGAGCCTGAGCACTTCAGCGCCATACTGATCGATGATTTTTTGCGGAGCGATGACGTTGCCCTCGGATTTGGACATCTTTTTCCCCTTGCCATCGACCACGTAACCGTGGGTCAGGACCGTCTTATAAGGCTCCTTGCCACGGGTGCCGATGGATTCCAGAAGCGAACTGTGAAACCAGCCCCGGTGCTGATCGCTTCCTTCCAGATAAAGATCCGCCGGCCATTGCAGATCGGGGTTGTTTTCCACAACCGCCGCATGGCTGACGCCGGAATCGAACCACACATCGAGAATGTCGTTTTCCTTGATAAACTTTTCGCTTCCACACGAACAAGCGGTTCCGGACGGCAGTAATTCTTCAGCGTCTTTTTCAAACCAGAAGTCCGCGCCGTTTTTCTCCACCAGCTCGACGATGTGTTGAAACACCTTCTCCGAACGCAGAATCTCTTCGCAGGAAGCGCAGGAAAAAATGGCGATGGGAACGCCCCAGGCTCTTTGCCGGGACACACACCAGTCGGGGCGGTTTTCGACCATATTGTAGATCCGTTCCTTGCCCCATTTCGGGACCCACTCCACCCGCTCGATTGCTTCCAAAGCTTTTTTTCGGAGGCCTTCCTTATCCATCGGGATGAACCACTGGCGCGTGGCGCGAAAGATAATCGGCTGATGGCATCGCCAGCAATGCGGATAAGAATGCTGGATCGTGTGCTCGGCCTGCAGATAACCATCGGCACGAAGCTTTTCAATGATGGCGGGGTTGGCTTTGGTCACGAACTGACCGCCGAAATGTTCCACCTCCGGAACGAACACCCCTGCGTCATCCACCGGGTTGTAAGTTTCCAGTCCATATTTATTGCCGACCACGTAGTCGTCCTGTCCGTGACCGGGGGCTGTGTGAACACAGCCGGTTCCCTGCTCCAGCGTCACGTGATCGCCCAGAATGACTTTTGAATCCCGGTCGATGAACGGATGCCGGCACACGGCGTTTTCCAGTTCCTTGCCGGCGCATTTCCCAAGCACCTTGTAATCTTTAATGTCCCATTCCAGGATCAGAGCCGGTAAACGGTCTTCGGCAACGATCAAATTCTGCCCGTCAACTTCCACCGCGACATACTGAAAGTCCGGGTGCAGACACACCGCCAGATTGGCAGGCAGAGTCCACGGCGTCGTCGTCCAGATGACGAAAAAAGTTTTATCTTTATCCAGAGAATCAAACGGGAACGGAAGGTTCGACTTCACCGGAAACTTGACATAGATCGAGGGCGAAGAACGGTCGGCGTATTCCACCTCCGCCTCGGCTAATGCCGTCCGGCACGAGGTGCACCAGTGAACGGGTTTCATCCCCTGATAAACCTGTCCGCTCATCACAAATTTGCCAAACTCGCGGACGATGGTCGCTTCATAGGAATAATCCATCGTCAGGTAAGGCCGGTTCCAATCGCCAAACACGCCCAAACGGATGAACTCGTCTTTTTGAATCGCTACGTATTTATCCGCATATTCCCGGCACAGTTTGCGGATTTCATTTTTGTCCGGTTTCAGCTTTTTGGCTTTCTGGGCTTTGGTCACCTGATGTTCGATGGGCAGACCGTGACAATCCCAGCCAGGGATGAAGGTCGCGTCAAAACCCTTCATAGTGGCGATCTTGACGATAAAATCCTTAAGGATTTTATTAAGAGCGTGCCCCATATGGATATTGCCATTGGCGTAAGGCGGGCCGTCGTGAAATACGAATTTGGGTTTGCCTTTGAACTGCCTGCGGATCTCCCCATAAAGATCCTCTTTTTCCCAGCGCGCCAGGATCTCCGGTTCCCGCTTGGTGAGGTTGGCCTTCATCGGGAAGTCGGTTTGGGGAAGGTTCAGCGTTTCTTTATAGTCCATTGGAATTCAATTTAAACGAAAGATTTAAGAACAGTTTTTGCGAGACGGTTAAAAATAAAAAAATACACGAAAGGGGTATTGCAAAGCCATCAGAAAATCCCCCTGCCCCCTGTGGTATTTTACATTAGCTCTCATGCCCGACAAGGGTACTTTAAAAAAGGGGGAACCATCCTCCCCCTTCTGTGAAGGGGGCTGGGGGGATTTAAACTTCAAATTTTCAAAAGCTCCTTATATCTTCATGCACTGCTTGACTTCCCGCAAGGTGGCGTTGGCCACCTTGCCGGCTTTTTCGGTTCCGGCCCGCAAAATTTCCTTCACTTCTTTCGGTTTAGCGGCGATCTCCTGACGTTTTTCCATGATGGGCCGCATTCCGGCGAGCATGGAATCGACCAGCTTCAACTTACAGTCCCCACAGCCGATTTGCGCCGTCCGGCAGGCGGGGATGATTTCCTCCTGCATCTCTTTCGACGAATACAATTTGTGAAAGGGAAACAGATTGCAGACGTCCGGTTCCCCAGGATCTTCCCGCCTTGCGCGTTGCGGGTCGGTCAGCATGCCCTTGACCTTTTTGGTGATTTCCTTTTCAGTGTCGGACAGGTAGATAGCGTTATTATAACTCTTGCTCATCTTCCGTCCATCGATGCCATTGAGTTTGGGGATCTCCGAAATCTTGGCGGCGGGCTCCACAAAAACCTTCTTTTTGTACAAATTATGAAACCGCCGGACGATCTCCCTGGAAATTTCCAGATGCGGCGCCTGATCGATCCCCACTGGAACAAAGTCGGCTTTATAGAGCACTACATCCGCCGTCTGCAAAACCGGATACCCCAGAAAACCGTAGGAACTCATGTCTACATTTTTGATCTCCCCCTGCTTTTCCTTATAAGTTGGATTCCTTTCCAGCCACGGGACGGGAACGATCATCGATAATAAGAGGTGCAGTTCGGCGTGTTCGGGGATTTCCGATTGCACGAACAGGGTGCATTTTTCCGGGTCCAACCCGGAAGCCAGCCAATCGACCGCCACCTCAAACGAAAACTGTTTGATGAGATGCGGTTTTTCATAAAGCGTGGTCAGCGCATGCCAGTCGGCCACGAAGTAAAAACAATCGTAGTCCTCTTGAAGCGCAAGCCAGTTTTTTAACGCGCCGTGATAATTGCCCAGGTGCAGTTTGCCTGAAGGCTGCATACCGCTCAGAATTCGTTTCCGCTTCATCTAAAACTCGCCATCAAAACTTGTTGTAACGCGGGAAACGTTTCCTGAGTCAAGAAGAACACCGAATAGTTGATTGGAAGCCCCAGGATGGTTCCGAGAATTCCGGTGTGGGCAAAATGATCCAGTAAAAATATCCCTAAAATAAGAACCGCTCCAAACCGGTCGTAGCGGGAAATGGTTTCCGCCACCTCGTGCGACACCAACCCCTTGATAACACTTCCCCCATCCAGAGGCGCCACAGGAAGCATGTTAAAAATAGCAAGTGCCACGTTGATAAACACGCCAAAGCTGAGCAATACGAAGAGAATCACATTTTCCTGCGGCGAAATCAGGCGGATGAAAACACTGCAGACCACCGCCAGGGCGACATTCGACAACGGACCCGCCAGGGCAACGTACATCATGTCCCGGCGGGGGTTTTGAAAATTCCGCCAATCCACCGGCACCGGCTTGGCCCATCCAAATCCTACAAAATAAAAAAACAGGACTCCAACGATATCCAGATGTTTCAATGGATTGAATGTGAGCCGCCCCATGCGTTTCGCCGTATCATCGCCGAGGAGATAGGCTACTTTTCCATGGGAATACTCATGCACCGTCAAAGAAAACAAAACGACGGGAGTCATTAAAATCAACAACTGGGTCTTGTCCAAAACAACCTCTATAAAATCCGGTTAATTTGTTTGGTCGATCGAGGTCGAGGAGCAGTAGGCGTCCTTGGAGGGGCCAGGATACTAAAGAAAGGATATTTTCTTAGAAAAACTGCGCTCCTTCACCCCATTTTAGCGTAAATCACGTTAATTTCATAACCTTTAACGATTCCACGGAGGATTTGTTGACTGCTTAATCGCCCGGCCGTTTTCCCTCTGGAGTTCAAAACTTTCTGGTTTTGGCGTATTTCAGATAGGTATAAAAGGCCGCCGACAATGCCAGGAACATCCCCAGAAATCCTTCCCGGAACCCCTGGCGAATCAGAAAGTTTTTCAAGAAAACCAGGGGCGGACGCAGGTAAAGGTGGGTCCAGTTGGCTTTCCAGTCCAATCGCGCCTTTTCTGCCGCATAAAGGCTGGAATAGCGGTTCTGCCGGTCTATATAATCCTCAAACCCTTGATAGGAATAGTGCAGCAAGGGCTCGGCGATGATTCCTGAACTTTCGTCCGGTTCCAGCTTTTCATGCACCTGAGACTCTTTGAATGATACTTTCGTTTTGTCATACAGCCTTGAAATTTTATCGGGATACCACCCTCCAAACCGCACCCAGCGTTTCCCGAAAAAATTTTTTCGTGGGAACCGGTACACAGAATGTTGAGGTCCATTATGTAGTTCATTTTGAATGGCCTGCGCGCATTCCGGGCTGACGACTTCATCGGCGTCGATATTCAATACCCAGCGATGGCTGGCTCTGGAAGCGCAAAGATTTTTTTGCCGGCCATACCCCTGCCATTTCTCCTGAAACACCTTGTCGGTGAATTTTTTGCAAAGCTCTACGGTCCGGTCCGAGCTGAAAGTATCCATAACAACAATTTCATCAGCCCACTCCAGGCTTTGCAAACAGTTTTCAATATTCCGTTCTTCATTCAGCGTAATGATCGTAACTGAAATTTTTTCCATGATTTAACCCAAAAACCCCAATCAGGTCTGCCAAAAAAACAATACTATTTTACAGATTCACTTTTCTCCGTCCAGGGATTAATTTCCCCGCATTTTTTATTCTTATGGTAATATAATCCTTTGGTAATTTGGGGATTAAGCTTTTACTCATGGGATAAAGACAGAAAGTTACCATCGAACCCTGGTTTTTTTTAAAGCGAATGCCAAATTGATAAGCGCCTGCAAAAAAATTATGAATCAGTGTATTTATTCACTAATTCCTGGATAACGGGGACAACGGAATGAGAGAATTTTTGTTTAACCTCGAAATAAAACAGTTCTTTTCAAATATTGCACAAAAGATTGCCCTGTTTTTCCAAGGGGTGACTGAACAACTGGGGGCCACTCTGGGGCCCTATTTCCAAAAAATCCTGACCAATCCCCTGGCGGCAGGATTCACCCTCGTGGCATTGATTACCATTCCCATCATTGTTTTCAAAGTAAAAAAGTCAAAGTCAGAAGCAGAGTCCGAAGGCCGGCTCGATGAATTAATGGAAGAAATGAAAGGTTTTGAAATGAACGGGCCCATGATGGGTCTCGATAAAAACTACGATGACGCTCCATTGAACGATCTCGAACCTTACCATGAAGAAAATCTGGAAAATATGGATTTTGAAATGGACGAAATGATCCCGGAGCCGGATCAGAAGCGGGACAAACTGGAACCCGATTCCATGATCGAACTGCCCTCCCTCATTTCCAATGACGAGCCTGAAGAAATTGAAACATCCCTTTTTTCCGAGCAATGGGAAACAGCAGACGAACTCCTGGCAAACGACTCCAACGAAAATCGATTTAAAAGGGATGACAGGAAATCCGAATCGGAGCACCTGACTAAGGACGATATCGACTGGTCACAAATCAGCCGCCCCTCTCTATCTGAAGATGATGACGCTGACATGACCATTGAGGAAATCGAGAACCTGCAAAAAGAGATGGAAAGTTCCGTACAGAGGTTGGTGAATGAAACATCCTTTGAACACGGGGAAGAGGATTTCAACCGGGAAATCGAGTTTGACCCTTCTCCTCAGGTTCCAGAGCCTTCGGACTCAGCCCCCAGGAATGAAAATCCAGAGGAAACCGTTTCCACTACCAAATCAGAAAACCACCAGAAAGATAGGGACATCCCTGCCCAACCCGAAGAACCTGTATTCACGAAGTCCGAAGAAATTCCGGAACCCACCGTTGCCAGGGAAGAACATTTTGTTCCTTCAGAGGATGAGGATACGGTCGAGGAAAATTTCGAAAACCCGTTTGAACCTGAGCCAATGGTTGCCGTTTCAGCAACGAGCGTGAAAGAGTCTAAACGGGTCCAACCTGCGGCCTTAAAACCAAATTTGAAATCTCAGACAACGCCTCTTCATACCCGGTTAAAATCGCCGGAAAACGATTACAGGGGATTGCTGGAATCTTTTATATTGTTAAAGAATCAGAAAAGATAAAAGATGCTTTCTGACTCGTTATGGACACGGCACAAATAAATATGGGTTTCCAAAAACACATCATTGCAGTTGGCGGGGGGAAAGGTGGTATTGGTAAAAGTGTCATCTGCACCAATCTTGCCGTCGGTCTGGCTTTGTCCGGAAAAAATGTCGTTCTTGTGGACACAGATTTCGGATCGGCCAACCTGCATGCTCTTTTGGGCATAAATTTTCCAACGCACGGGTTCATGGATTATTTCCATAATAACTCCTCGGACCTGCAGTCACTCCTCCTGGAAACAGGCATCGGCAAATTAAAGCTTGTTTGTGCCGCAGGCGATAACCCCGGAAGCGCCAACATTGACAGCAAGAGCTTAGAGACTATCAAGAGCTTCATACGCAATCTGGAAGCAGACTATATTTTCCTGGATCTGGCTCCAGGCGCCAATTACTCGGTCATTGATTTTTTCAATCTCGGTCATACCGGTCTGGTGTTAACGACCCCTGAAATGACATCGGTCATGAGCACCTTCAGCTTCATACGAGCCTCGCTGTTTCGGCAAATCAGCGAAGCGTTTAAAGAGCAGCCCGAAATCAGGAAACTCGTGGACCATTCAAACCCGGCACACGCCGATATGGAAACCTACTGCATTGACGTTCTTAAGGAGAAATTGATCGACATGGACCCGGCTCACGAATCGACCGTCGAGTCCATCGTCAATTCTTTTAAACCACAATTGGTGGTGAATCGAGTCCGCTACAAGCAGGAACTTTCGGTGGGTGAAAGTCTCATTCAACTGGTTAAAAAATATCTCGGTGTCGAGTTAAATTATCTCGCGTATTTAATGGAGAGCGACCGGGTGAGGGATTCCGTGGACGAAATGGTACCATTTCTAATGAAAGAACCGGAAAGCAATCCTTCAAAGAACCTGAAAAAAATCATCAACGCATTGACAGATACAGAAGCTCAATTGACAACTCATAATGGAGAAGCGTTTGCCACCCAACACGGAAAGGTTTCCTCGGGTAAAAATACCTGATTGATTCATCCAGCGCTCCACACCCGTCAAAAACCTCCAAACATACCATCCAATTTACCTCCGTTCACAGGAAGCAGAAAAATTTTCCCTTAACAATATTATTCCCGTTTCGCAATGGTCCAAACCCCGGACAAACCAAAATCCAAAATAAGACTTTTGGTTTTGAGTCACGAAACCCTGCCCTTCATCAAACAAGACGAGCTCATTCTAAAAAAGCATTTTACCACAAACGTATATTCTTTGAGTTCCTATGACACGATTCCCACTGCTTTAAAAAATTATGGAAATGTCATTCTCTGGCTTATAAAAAACATTCGTCACTATGATGGGTTATTCCTCACCTTTGCGGACGTTTATGGATTTTTTCTGTCCATCTTCGCCCGCCTTTTTAAAAAAAAGCTATTCGTCCGGGTGGGTGGTTTCGACGCCGCATGGATCCCCGAATTAAAATATGGAACCTATCATAATAAACGATCGCGATTTTTTTCCTGGTTCACCTACAAAACCGCGAGCAAAATTTTACCCGTCAGCAAAACTCTGGTTCATGATACGGGAAACCATTTGGGCCTCAACATTCCAGAGCAGGGGATAAAGGTTTTCTATCCAGACGTAGATCCAGAAAAAATAATCGTGATTCCAAACGGCTACGAATCATCGACCTTCAAACCCAATGCAAAAAAAAAAAGAACCGACACCATCCTCATGGTCGGTAATATAAAAAACCACCAAACCTTTAAAATTAAAGGAGTGGATATTTATTTAAACCTTGCCAGAGCCACACCTGAATTAAACTTCACCCTTGTGGGAGCAAACTCTCAATTATTACAACAATGGATCGAACTCCCATCGAACCTAACCGTCATCCCCCATGTTTCCCACAACGAATTACCCCAGTATTACCAAATGGCCAAGGTTTATATGTGCCTTTCCATCAGCGAAGGCATGCCAAATGTATTGTCCGAAGCCATGCTTTCAGGATGTGTTCCCATGGGTTTTAAGATCAGTTGCATCCCTGAAATTATAGGAAGCACAGGCGTGGTGCTCGACAGTCTGAATATTGACAAGATCAAGTCAGGTTTATTTCAGGCTTTAAAGATGGACGGAGAGAAAGCGCGAGAACAAATAAAGACGCACTACCCACTGGAAGCGCGGGAAAAAAGACTGGTGCAAATCATTGAGTCTGAGTTTTTATCAGAGAAAGCTTAAATTGAAGTTCACCTCCACACTTGCCGGCGTGGCCGGATTAAATATCCTTCTCGCATTCGGGTTTAACTGGTACACCATGACCACATTGGGTCCCGGTTTTGAAACAGACGCGCTATACGCTGGTCTGGTTGTTCCCAGTTTTATATTGGCCATATTTATCGGCTCACTCGAAAGTGTGCTGGTTCCTTTGCTCGCTACTGAAAAAACAGGCATCTTTGCAAAGCAAGCCTGGACTTTTTTCCAAGGAGTTGGTTTTTTTTACGGAACCGCGGCTGTCTTACTTTGGATATCAGCGCCTGTATGGGCTCCATGGATTGTTCCTGGTTTCGACGCCATTACGAAATCCCTTGTCATTTCATTGATCCAAATTCATTTGCTCAGCATGGTGGGGAGCGCCCTGATTGCTGTTTTGGCCTGTGTTTACCATGCCCGTCAGAAGTTTCTGATGATCGAAATAACTTCAACCATTTCAGGTTTTATCGGACTCTGTTTTCTAATATGGGGTTTACCGCGTTACGGCGTGCAGGCCGCCGCCTGGGCAACAGTGATCAAGACATTTTTTCAGGTCCTCTGTTTGATCCATGGGCTGGGTACTTATAAAAAACCCGATTGGGGAGGGCAAACTTTTAAAGAAGCCTGGCGACGTTTGCGACCTTTAGTGCTGGGAAACACCTATTACAAGACCGATCAACTGGTAGACACTTATCTGGCCTCTCTGGCTCCCGCAGGCGGGTTATCCTTACTTTACCTTGCCAGACAGATTTATTCTTCCGGACATCAGATCTTAGGCAAAGCCATTGCAAATCCCACCGTTCCCTTACTTGCGAAAAAGGCGAGTCAGGCAGAATGGCTTTCCTATTCTAAAATCAGCACGAATAGAACCCGGTGGATGTTTGGGTTGACCGCCACGGCTTTCCTTGGAATCTTGTTTCTGGGAAAACCCGCACTCACCCTCTTGTTCGGTTATGGAAGGTTTGAGGAATCGAGTTTGATGTTGCTATGGTTTCTCTTGATCGCCCTGGTCGGCTTTTGGATGGGAGGCCCGATGGGGCAGATAGTTTCATTGAGTTTTTACGCCAAAGGAAATACCACAACACCCACAAAAATCGGCGTTTTTGGCTTTACGGTAGGAATCTTTCTCAAACTGGGAGGTTTTTACTTGTGGGGGATCCTGGGAATTGCCATCGGAACTTCTATGTATTATTTTCTCAATTTGATTCTACTTCGGTATATACTATTGAATAAATTGAAGAAACGAATATCTGACAACCAAGCCAACTGATCATTCCATGCCTGCAATCGCTTCCCAAAGGATCACCGAGAAAGTCGAACTGGAATCATCTCCCTGCCCTTTGGGATGTCCACCGGAGGATGATTTTGTTCTCACAGGCCGAGATCGAATTCA from Nitrospinaceae bacterium includes these protein-coding regions:
- a CDS encoding glycosyl transferase, with amino-acid sequence MEKISVTIITLNEERNIENCLQSLEWADEIVVMDTFSSDRTVELCKKFTDKVFQEKWQGYGRQKNLCASRASHRWVLNIDADEVVSPECAQAIQNELHNGPQHSVYRFPRKNFFGKRWVRFGGWYPDKISRLYDKTKVSFKESQVHEKLEPDESSGIIAEPLLHYSYQGFEDYIDRQNRYSSLYAAEKARLDWKANWTHLYLRPPLVFLKNFLIRQGFREGFLGMFLALSAAFYTYLKYAKTRKF
- a CDS encoding ATP-binding protein, producing the protein MDTAQINMGFQKHIIAVGGGKGGIGKSVICTNLAVGLALSGKNVVLVDTDFGSANLHALLGINFPTHGFMDYFHNNSSDLQSLLLETGIGKLKLVCAAGDNPGSANIDSKSLETIKSFIRNLEADYIFLDLAPGANYSVIDFFNLGHTGLVLTTPEMTSVMSTFSFIRASLFRQISEAFKEQPEIRKLVDHSNPAHADMETYCIDVLKEKLIDMDPAHESTVESIVNSFKPQLVVNRVRYKQELSVGESLIQLVKKYLGVELNYLAYLMESDRVRDSVDEMVPFLMKEPESNPSKNLKKIINALTDTEAQLTTHNGEAFATQHGKVSSGKNT
- the murJ gene encoding putative lipid II flippase MurJ, which encodes MKFTSTLAGVAGLNILLAFGFNWYTMTTLGPGFETDALYAGLVVPSFILAIFIGSLESVLVPLLATEKTGIFAKQAWTFFQGVGFFYGTAAVLLWISAPVWAPWIVPGFDAITKSLVISLIQIHLLSMVGSALIAVLACVYHARQKFLMIEITSTISGFIGLCFLIWGLPRYGVQAAAWATVIKTFFQVLCLIHGLGTYKKPDWGGQTFKEAWRRLRPLVLGNTYYKTDQLVDTYLASLAPAGGLSLLYLARQIYSSGHQILGKAIANPTVPLLAKKASQAEWLSYSKISTNRTRWMFGLTATAFLGILFLGKPALTLLFGYGRFEESSLMLLWFLLIALVGFWMGGPMGQIVSLSFYAKGNTTTPTKIGVFGFTVGIFLKLGGFYLWGILGIAIGTSMYYFLNLILLRYILLNKLKKRISDNQAN